From the Labrus mixtus chromosome 17, fLabMix1.1, whole genome shotgun sequence genome, one window contains:
- the LOC132992364 gene encoding SOSS complex subunit C-like: MASNPPGQAFPNKARVAILAEIEKEKRRLLQSQTMKTPGASISLSRPNLKEFRDNAEQQHIAAQQKAALQHAHTHSSGFFITQDSSFGNLILPVLPRLEPES; this comes from the exons ATGGCTAGTAATCCCCCAGGGCAAG CCTTCCCCAACAAGGCCAGAGTGGCAATCCTGGCCGAGATCGAAAAGGAGAAGAGACGACTGTTGCAGAGTCAGACCATGAAAACACCTGGAGCCAG CATCTCCCTGTCCAGGCCCAATCTAAAGGAGTTCAGAGACAACGCAGAACAGCAACACATTGCTGCCCAGCAGAAAGCTGCTCTGCAG catgcgcacacacactcatcaggCTTCTTCATTACTCAGGACTCCTCATTCGGGAACCTCATCCTCCCCGTCCTGCCTCGCCTGGAGCCTGAGTCTTGA